A region of the Pempheris klunzingeri isolate RE-2024b chromosome 6, fPemKlu1.hap1, whole genome shotgun sequence genome:
CAAGTCCTAAAGTATAAGAGATTGTTAGAATGTCTATTCTGTGTTAAAAGAGTGCTGTGTGAGGACCATCTTTAAAACTGTGATATCTGAGTTACATTTAGACTCGACGTTTTTAAAATTCTTAATTGGTGGTAATCAATGGTagtaatcaataaaaacataaaacgtACTGCTGCaggtgaggttgtctgtgtccagcagcagaggaggagggcagtGGCAAGTGCGTCCTCCTGGAGAGTTGCTGCAGGTGTGAGAGCAGCCACCATTCTGGAGTTTACACTCATCAATGTCTgagcacatgcagacacacaaagacaaggtAAACATAATTTTTGGATCTTATCTTGGCCATATCTCTGCTGTGCAATAAATTCCTAACTGAGTCTGGCTTTCTCATCCCACTAATCTCCAGAACATGCCCTTAGGACAAGCACTGGTGTCACAGGGGGGAaaagatgtgcacacacacacacacacacacacacacacacacacacacacacacacacacacacacacacacacagatgacataTTCATGACTGCTTAAATGACTGAATTGAGTAGGTAAACAGCAGTGATACGTGAAAGAGTGCGGGGGGTCACTGACCTACACAGGTGTGGCCATCAATGTGCAGCTGGTAGCCGGGCCTGCAGGAGCACTGGAAGGATCCCCGCATGTTGACGCAAATGTGCTCACAGGTCCCATTCAGTGCCAAGCACTCATCCACATCTGGGGGATCAGAGATATTTAGTTAACTCTTTTGTAATGGCGTGTAAGGGGCTCATTCAGATTTACAATTCGTTTTAGTGCTTGTTTCAACAAGCTTTGAGGGTCAGGTGAGTGAGGTTTGCAACACAGGAAAAAGCAGTTTGTTCAGATCAAAGGACCAAAAGCGGCATTGGCCTtttgaggaggaggatttaCTGATCCAGGGAGAGATGATACCTTTGATGCCCTCTATTGATTAGCCACAGGATGACTTGGAACTCCCCTCAACTTTGGTGTAAACTTTTACGGATTTACACAGTTTCACGAGCTGCAAAAGTACTTTTAATTGGTGACAGAGATTTTCAACTACTGGGCTTTAACAGAGTGAATTTAGGTGGAATCGCCCTTCTGCCGCCTCCAGATTCCAGTCAGTCTGCTACGCGAAGCTAACCGTCTCAGTcttagcttcatatttagcgtaTAGACATGACAGTTCATGTCTAACTCACTCCAAGGAAGCTAAAaagcatatttctcaaaatgttaaactattcccATCATCACATGAGCATGCTACACGCGGTGGTCCTAAATTACTTCGTAGTTAAAACCCATCAAGTTATGTAGCAGGGACCCAGGAGAAACACGTGCTTGCAGTTGGTCTGAAGATATCAGCAACCTTGTCCCACGCTGTGTTTTACCTGTGCAGTTGTGCCCATCCTTGTCCAGCTGGTAGCCTGCGGCGCACCGGCAACTGTACCCTCCCAGTTCGTTGGAGCAGTTGTGTTCACAGTGGCCGTTGTTCACAGCACACTCATCAATGTCTGTAAACAAGGACAATCCTGAAGCACTGCTGTCTGGTGAGTGCCGTGTGCCCAAGTGCTGCTGGCACACGCAAGTATTGTTTGCAAGTAACACTGGTGGACACTTAGTGATACTGAGATGTGACATGTGGAAAACACGCACAATGCTTACACACCGAAACAAGAGCGCCCATCTCCATTGAAGCCCTGGTAGCACTGGCAGAAATACGAGCCGATGATGTTGCCGCAGCGAGCGTTGGCATCACAACCATGAACACCTGACGCACACTCATTCTCATCTGGAAGTAGAGAGCACACACAAGGTCCAAAACTCAGTTCATTTCCATTCAGTAAACAATATTGTGCCACTTGGGATAATTTTAATAGAAGGCATAAAAGCGAGCAttaaaacacgcacacacaaggaAGCTGATCCCGTCTACAGGAAACAGAGTTTTCCACGGAGGGACATCAGCACTAATTGCTTACCTTCACAGTGTGTGCCGTTTCCCCGGTAACCTGGTCGACAAACACACTTGTAGCTCCCAAGCgtgttctcacacacaccgtGACCATCACACACTGCAGGACTCTCCGCACATTCATCCACATCTGGGACAGAGAtgagggacagagaaagagaatgatTCATCCACATAGTATATGACTCACTCACTGCTTAATATTAAATTGACTTCCAGCAACAGAGTTACTAAATCATTCTCCTGTTGCCCAACCTCAATCTAGTCCTTATTAAGCACAGGTCATTTAAAGTGATGTCCCTGCAACACTATGTATTCATTTAAGACAATTTATTTTCCCCCAGATCTTCACTTTCTCTATGTCCAActcatttatacatttacttTCCCTTGgcagtttttaaagaaatggCAACTTATGAACTAGTGGTAAAATATGAGTAAAAAAATAGTAATGATATTTTACATCAAACTTCTATCAAGGCGTTTTTTAACTTCTCACAACTTTGCTCATGAGGGTGTTGTTACCTTGACaatttaaacagataaaaagcAAGCAGCACGTGTTAAGCCTGGAAAGGACATCATACCTTGACAAACGGTGTAGTCTGGACACACAGGACCTGAGACCAGACATGCAGAAGAGTCGCAGAGAACACAGGAAGGGGAAGTgaaaaatcagaatcagaattactttaataatccccagggggaaatagctttttgttacacacagctccaaaagaataagaataaacttcaaacacaaagtaaaatataaatatataaaagtatgaaaaaaaagagagtgaatagaGCATTGGGAATATTTTTAGACACGGGAGGAAATTAGTTATTAAAGGAGAGGTGAAAGAGGGGAGAGTGAGTGGGGCAGAGGAAGATAAACAAAGCGTAACAAAGCAGGcaagcagcaaagcagcagattaaaGGCCTCTACTCCGGCAAAGCCTTTCTTCCTGTCAAGCAGAAATGATTGAGTCTGGGGCCACTCAAGCGAAATATGAGAAACTTACAACACCGGATCGCCATGTGGACATCAGCTGGACAGTGTTGTCCAGCTGTGGTGAAGCTTAACGACAGACTTACCCACACAGGCGGGGGCCTCAGCCCTGAAGCCAGGCTGGCACTGGCACACAAAGCTGCCaggagtgttcacacacacatttcccagcTCACGGCGACACTGCTCCTCGAAGCTGCACTCATCCACATCTAAAAAGAGGAGAAACCAAGGGCTTTAAATAGGGAGGTTTCACTCCCTCAGCTTTGTAGGGATTATACAGTATGACAACGTAACCTCTTGTGACCTTTTGGAGTAAGTCAAGGTTAATTTGAGGTGTCTCAGCCTGTGCTTTGCCACACCTATGATGTTTTGTACTCTATTGTAtgctattttacattttgctaGTTGTCTAGTTAATGTCTTGTATGTATATAGGGTTTGCATGTTGTCTCAAAGATTAACAACAGCCATACATCCTGCCAGAGTCCTTGGTGAAGACATTTTGCCCCTCACTGCTACTTCAGTGTAGGCGCTCTGGGTATACAGCGAATGCTTCAGAACAGACAtcccacagtcacacacaccaaatgtcAACACCAGCCTCACCCACACAACTCTGTCCATTTAGAGCCATTACATATCCCAAAGGGCACGAGCAGGTGAAGGAGCCAGGGGTGTTTCTACATTCGGCATCGCCCTGACACGCCTGCAGGCCCGTCACTGCAGCCAGAGCACACTCGTCTACATCTGTAAAAGCAGAAAGGCACACATGCATCATGACCACACTACATGGACTGAATGGTACCTGTGATCATTCATGAAACTCTCCTTCCAAcgtgctctcacacacatacaccacacCCGCTCTGcttctcatacacacaaacagatgctgACGAACCCTGGCACCCTCCAGCACCCATCAGGTAACCACGGAGACAGCTACACGAATAAGAGCCAGGGGTATTAGTGCAGCTGGCACGGAGACCACATGGTCCTGGCACCTCTCCTTCACACTCATCAACATCTGTTGAGCAGAGAAAAGATAATAGGCTCCATCTAACTGATACTGTCTACAAATAAGCATATTAAGTGGTTCTTCAGCAACATGTGGTGAATTGATGGATAAGATTTAGGATAGCACTGAAATATCAAAGGCATAATCATCGTAAATACAGTAGGTTTTATTTGAGACACGTGGTAGCCTTTTCTAAAGAAAAAAGGTCCTGCTACTTTCTATACATGAGGACCGCATTTCCCATGAATGTCCTGACATCaaagaaaatgttctgttttacTGTAGAGGATAAACAATTTCTTCTTTACTCATGTGCTTATTGCACCATCTCTCATAGGGAGAAACTCTGaatacattgttttttgttCAGTTGTGTATTGTTGAATTCCGACAAAAAGTGTCtgtaaatagtttaaaatgcaAAGTAGTTACACCTATTTCCCAAATCAATGTTCCAAAGTTACACACAGCTTCTCTTGCTAATTCTGCCCCTTCTCACCTTGACACCCTGCGGCTCCCCCCAGAGAGAAGCCCACGGGGCAGGTACAGTTGTTCCCATCCCTCACCATGCCAGACGGACAGCCACAGCCTCTGCTGTTCTCCAGCATCACCTGGTTTCCCGGACAGCGGATGGCAGGGCTGGAGCTCAGGGAAACTGTTGTAGGCGAGGGCACTGCTGATGTAAaagacaaacttttttttttaggagaaaCTGAAGCCAAACCAgaacgagaaaaaaaaaacactcacgTGTGCTTGGTGTGTGGCTCGCTGTAGTTTCGCTGAGATTTCCAATGCTATTCTCAGTCACCTGATTCTAAAAAGAGGAGAAATCGACAAATTGAGTGATTGATTTTTCAGTTTCTATGTCACGGAAAACTGAAGAGTACAAGCTCTGTAACAGCATGGAGGGTCTCCCTGATCACTGGCCTGGCTCTTGAAGAGCTCCACCTCAGTGTCTTTCAGCACTTCATTTTCCTCCGGGCTGTTCAGATGTTCAGCCACAGACAAAACCAGCAGCAGGGCTGACATGAGAGTCCAGAGGTGAGTCatcacctgagtgtgtgtgtggagaggaggaggaggtgagttTACTGAGGCATCAGCAGACTGAAGCAAAAACTCTAAGAGAGTTTAATAATCCCTAAAACGACTGCGTGAGGGAATTACTGTAAAGGTGAACAAATTTATGGTGAAATTACACTCTAATAAGAACTGTGTGCAGCAGAGTCACACCAGCCATACAGAGCATGTCCTGGCAGGCAAAACAACAGAGGGGTGAGAGCCCCCTGTTATTAACATCAGCCCCCTGGGCTGTCTGCACAGAACAAAAGAAACTTACAGCAGCTGCACGACAGCTACATGTTTTAGATCAAATGCGCTCAATTCTGTTTAAAGTTAATCGATGAAAAGCAGATTTCTTATGACAAACTTTTGCGACAAGGAACTGTGTTAACCCATAAACCCTGTCGCGGGGCTAATTTATGTGATAACGCGATACACAAGCTGAGTAAAAGTGCAACAAGCCCGTTTCTTACCCGGTTCGATCAAGCACTTACGAGCGAGGTTGTGTCAGCAGGAgacagacggagacagagagtTATCCAGATGCCAGGATGGGCTTCCTATCTTCTCCAGATGCGGA
Encoded here:
- the LOC139202642 gene encoding fibropellin-1; the encoded protein is MSALLLVLSVAEHLNSPEENEVLKDTEVELFKSQNQVTENSIGNLSETTASHTPSTLSLSSSPAIRCPGNQVMLENSRGCGCPSGMVRDGNNCTCPVGFSLGGAAGCQDVDECEGEVPGPCGLRASCTNTPGSYSCSCLRGYLMGAGGCQDVDECALAAVTGLQACQGDAECRNTPGSFTCSCPLGYVMALNGQSCVDVDECSFEEQCRRELGNVCVNTPGSFVCQCQPGFRAEAPACVDVDECAESPAVCDGHGVCENTLGSYKCVCRPGYRGNGTHCEDENECASGVHGCDANARCGNIIGSYFCQCYQGFNGDGRSCFDIDECAVNNGHCEHNCSNELGGYSCRCAAGYQLDKDGHNCTDVDECLALNGTCEHICVNMRGSFQCSCRPGYQLHIDGHTCVDIDECKLQNGGCSHTCSNSPGGRTCHCPPPLLLDTDNLTCSNVTSCKLRNGGCDHTCTVRAEGQVQCGCRAGWTLGEDQRICVDVNECLDFTNGGCEQLCVNHPGGFNCTCREGYKVRTDDLTKCQPVCEPPCHNYGVCVAPNSCDCPPGYPGLGCSAMCSPPCAHGGTCMRWNKCLCPPGWTGAGCHTAVCELPCANGGRCVGPDTCQCPSDYTGRQCLLPLCTPACQNGGRCVDVNKCTCVDGWQGARCQIEPVQCQKPCKNSGVCVGLNRCRCAKGFTGSLCETAVTTPCVPPCQHGATCSPHNTCTCPEGTAGLRCERLTCPVVTTVVSMARAVRKAFRESYVDRCGPLGVQLCTKYRINQARVYLQAYRVGYKIQCPERNGR